One part of the Vitis riparia cultivar Riparia Gloire de Montpellier isolate 1030 chromosome 6, EGFV_Vit.rip_1.0, whole genome shotgun sequence genome encodes these proteins:
- the LOC117916415 gene encoding salutaridine reductase-like isoform X1: MIRTIKANLRIQENRNQVSCHSFGVSASQVNNAGVSGAIVDWEAIKTLKLEDGKNNTNVAELLNKASKLTYGLAEECVKTNCYGTKGVTEALLRCLLLSNSGRIVNVSAGLGKLQFVSNERVRMELNDVDVLSIETVDEIVNEFLKDVKDDMLHDKGWPTQTSAYTISKAAMNAYTRIVAKSYPSLLINCVCPGFVKTDTTSNTGLFTVAVGAKGPVMLALLPEGGPSGLFFEKMEASTF; this comes from the exons ATGATAAGAACAATAAAAGCAAATTTAAGAATACAAGAAAATCGAAATCAGGTAAGCTGCCATTCATTTGGAGTGAGTGCAAGCCAG GTGAATAATGCAGGGGTTAGTGGAGCCATTGTCGACTGGGAAGCAATTAAGACCTTAAAACTTGAGGACGGTAAG AATAATACTAATGTAGCTGAATTGCTGAATAAAGCCTCAAAGCTAACTTATGGGTTGGCTGAAGAATGTGTAAAAACAAACTGCTATGGCACCAAAGGGGTGACTGAGGCCCTTCTTCGATGCCTTCTGCTATCAAATTCAGGAAGAATTGTGAACGTGTCTGCAGGTCTTGGAAAACTTCAG TTTGTCTCCAATGAAAGGGTTAGAATGGAGCTAAATGATGTTGATGTACTCTCAATAGAGACAGTAGATGAGATAGTAAATGAATTCCTCAAGGATGTTAAGGATGACATGTTACATGACAAAGGCTGGCCAACTCAGACATCTGCATATACAATCTccaaagcagccatgaatgctTACACAAGGATTGTTGCCAAATCATACCCAAGTCTCCTCATAAATTGTGTTTGTCCTGGTTTCGTCAAAACCGATACGACTTCCAACACCGGTCTCTTCACTGTTGCAGTGGGTGCCAAAGGCCCTGTTATGTTGGCTTTGCTTCCAGAGGGAGGACCTTCTGGCCTCTTTTTCGAAAAGATGGAGGCATCAACCTTTTGA
- the LOC117916483 gene encoding uncharacterized protein LOC117916483 isoform X2, giving the protein MIDMDGPLDFESEDPLLSSSTPKKKRRKVIGLDDLLTDYYKEKSRLVERESKRAKASKCYNSDEDDDVSKETAFFETIDECQQQMKEISSEDEISYWGMQVFGNQKTPPPITFPELRSCEILNSFMNNELNSSVELRAEKEKSIAMWTFNLMLYSSKEELRTSACDFWCSILSKTEVDLPFAKIDWLPSYSDLKRALEIYGFLPNFSSNRDLMNTDSDTGGPPQNIRAWMKFMAICCQVRSKHSIFSTSEAEELIEVVICLFLDRQLQGLSMLFYECMLSVISCFTEKEWHYSCEKVAKSLACRVPQDLNCLRIVECISGVNTRSKCLRSAVAFQILVNCFDNKVTDAEEILKFLISINVKDRSCDLFKMYIYLVLTENWLYSNPLLEDKPVINEMWSLYLRNCSCQITNTDLRTYASKVRNKASYLLQGTVNG; this is encoded by the exons ATGATCGACATGGATGGTCCTCTTGATTTCGAGTCTGAAGACCCACTTCTCAGCAGCTCTACTCCCAAGAAGAAGAG GAGGAAGGTTATTGGGTTGGATGATCTTCTGACTGATTACTACAAGGAGAAAAGCAGACTCGTTGAGAGGGAATCCAAACGGGCAAAGGCCAGCAAATGCTACAACTcggatgaggatgatgatgtaAGCAAAGAAACTGCATTCTTTGAGACTATTGATGAGTGCCAACAACAG ATGAAAGAAATAAGCAGCGAAGATGAGATTTCCTATTGGGGTATGCAGGTTTTTGGAAATCAG AAAACTCCACCACCCATTACTTTCCCTGAGCTTAGAAGTTGTGAGATTCTAAATTCTTTTATGAACAATGAGCTCAATTCATCAGTTGAGCTTCGTGCTGAGAAAG AAAAATCAATTGCAATGTGGACCTTTAATTTGA TGTTATACTCATCCAAGGAAGAGTTGAGGACATCTGCATGTGATTTCTGGTGCAGTATTCTCTCAAAGACAGAG GTTGATCTGCCATTTGCTAAAATTGACTGGCTTCCTAGCTATTCTGATCTAAAAAGAGCTCTTGAAATATATGGATTTCTGCccaatttttcatcaaatagagATTTGATGAACACTG ATTCTGATACTGGAGGTCCACCTCAAAATATTAGAGCTTGGATGAAATTTATGGCCATTTGTTGTCAAGTAAG GAGTAAACATTCTATCTTCTCAACTTCAGAAGCTGAAGAGCTGATTGAAGTCGTTATTTGTCTCTTCTTAGATCGCCAGCTTCAAGGCCTCTCAATGCTTTTCTATGAATGTATGCTATCAGTTATCAGTTGCTTTACAGAGAAAGAATGGCATTATAGCTGTGAGAAAGTAGCAAAATCTCTTGCTTGCAG AGTTCCACAAGACCTGAACTGCTTGAGAATCGTGGAGTGCATTTCAGGTGTCAACACTCGCAGCAAGTGTCTCCGAAGTGCAGTTGCTTTTCAAATTCTTGTAAACTGTTTTGATAACAAG GTCACTGATGCAGAAGAGATCCTGAAATTCCTCATCTCAATTAATGTAAAAGACAGGAGTTGTGATCTTTTTAAGATGTATATATACTTGGTTCTGACAGAGAATTGGCTCTATTCTAATCCACTGTTAGAAGACAAACCAGTGATAAACGAAATGTGGAGCCTTTATCTTCGAAACTGTTCTTGCCAAATCACCAACACAGATTTGAGGACTTATGCATCAAAG GTTCGGAATAAAGCTTCATATCTGCTACAAGGCACAGTCAATGGATGA
- the LOC117916414 gene encoding shugoshin-1-like isoform X1 — translation MKGEKMAKRSSTFGSIMRKRLSDITNSQSQLKVSGQEEKRSPLNNLSAEDYIDQLLKENAALMKLLAERQKIIELSGVELQKLRTNYQKLQLQNWNLAQSNSQMLAELNLGREKMKAVQHELICKEALLKANNLELEGKAKMNCQKTGIQEVEDKAGESLPKAHDANRLCKANRRRPARSQSMGSSTAYQQVEEKETVETKRHCSRRQSCRFKSQQREPNGDLFEIEDAKLPVGWHEGGLAPSNSPIKKEEGDENCVEKHEARGSQRSSIGRPLRRAAEKVQSYKEAPLNTKMRRFE, via the exons atgaaaggggaaaaaatggcAAAGAGGTCTTCGACTTTTGGAAGTATAATGAGGAAGAGGCTGTCTGACATTACCAATTCCCAGTCTCAACTGAAAGTCTCTGGCCAAGAAGAAAAGCGGTCACCACTAAATAACTTGTCCGCTGAAGACTACATCGATCAACTTCTGAAG GAAAACGCGGCACTGATGAAACTTCTCGCAGAAAGACA GAAAATCATAGAATTAAGTGGAGTTGAGCTGCAGAAACTGCGAACCAATTATCAGAAACTGCAACTGCAGAATTGGAACCTTGCTCAATCAAACAGCCAGATGTTAGCG GAACTTAATTTAGGTAGAGAAAAG ATGAAAGCAGTGCAGCATGAACTTATCTGCAAGGAGGCTTTGCTGAAAGCAAATAATTTGGAACTAGAG GGAAAAGCAAAGATGAATTGTCAAAAAACTGGCATTCAG GAAGTAGAGGACAAAGCAGGTGAATCATTACCTAAAGCTCATGATGCCAACAGACTTTGCAAGGCCAACAGAAGACGTCCGGCCAGAAGTCAAT CAATGGGATCTTCTACTGCATACCAACAGGTTGAAGAAAAAGAGACAGTTGAAACTAAAAG GCATTGTTCAAGGAGGCAATCTTGTAGGTTCAAATCACAGCAGAGGGAACCTAACGGGGACTTGTTTGAGATAGAAGATGCTAAACTTCCAGTTGGTTGGCATGAAGGTGGACTGGCTCCATCTAATTCACCGATCAAAAAAGAAGAGGGAGATGAAAATTGTGTTGAAAAACATGAAGCTCGAGGATCACAGAGATCATCAATTGGAAGACCATTGCGCAGAGCAGCTGAGAAGGTCCAATCCTATAAGGAGGCTCCACTTAATACCAAAATGAGGAGATTTGAGTGA
- the LOC117916483 gene encoding uncharacterized protein LOC117916483 isoform X1 translates to MIDMDGPLDFESEDPLLSSSTPKKKRRKVIGLDDLLTDYYKEKSRLVERESKRAKASKCYNSDEDDDVSKETAFFETIDECQQQMKEISSEDEISYWGMQVFGNQKTPPPITFPELRSCEILNSFMNNELNSSVELRAEKGEAFLEGLIVNGWLSKLVFMCGHVEKSIAMWTFNLMLYSSKEELRTSACDFWCSILSKTEVDLPFAKIDWLPSYSDLKRALEIYGFLPNFSSNRDLMNTDSDTGGPPQNIRAWMKFMAICCQVRSKHSIFSTSEAEELIEVVICLFLDRQLQGLSMLFYECMLSVISCFTEKEWHYSCEKVAKSLACRVPQDLNCLRIVECISGVNTRSKCLRSAVAFQILVNCFDNKVTDAEEILKFLISINVKDRSCDLFKMYIYLVLTENWLYSNPLLEDKPVINEMWSLYLRNCSCQITNTDLRTYASKVRNKASYLLQGTVNG, encoded by the exons ATGATCGACATGGATGGTCCTCTTGATTTCGAGTCTGAAGACCCACTTCTCAGCAGCTCTACTCCCAAGAAGAAGAG GAGGAAGGTTATTGGGTTGGATGATCTTCTGACTGATTACTACAAGGAGAAAAGCAGACTCGTTGAGAGGGAATCCAAACGGGCAAAGGCCAGCAAATGCTACAACTcggatgaggatgatgatgtaAGCAAAGAAACTGCATTCTTTGAGACTATTGATGAGTGCCAACAACAG ATGAAAGAAATAAGCAGCGAAGATGAGATTTCCTATTGGGGTATGCAGGTTTTTGGAAATCAG AAAACTCCACCACCCATTACTTTCCCTGAGCTTAGAAGTTGTGAGATTCTAAATTCTTTTATGAACAATGAGCTCAATTCATCAGTTGAGCTTCGTGCTGAGAAAG GAGAAGCTTTTCTTGAAGGATTAATCGTAAATGGTTGGCTCTCTAAATTGGTTTTTATGTGTGGTCATGTAGAAAAATCAATTGCAATGTGGACCTTTAATTTGA TGTTATACTCATCCAAGGAAGAGTTGAGGACATCTGCATGTGATTTCTGGTGCAGTATTCTCTCAAAGACAGAG GTTGATCTGCCATTTGCTAAAATTGACTGGCTTCCTAGCTATTCTGATCTAAAAAGAGCTCTTGAAATATATGGATTTCTGCccaatttttcatcaaatagagATTTGATGAACACTG ATTCTGATACTGGAGGTCCACCTCAAAATATTAGAGCTTGGATGAAATTTATGGCCATTTGTTGTCAAGTAAG GAGTAAACATTCTATCTTCTCAACTTCAGAAGCTGAAGAGCTGATTGAAGTCGTTATTTGTCTCTTCTTAGATCGCCAGCTTCAAGGCCTCTCAATGCTTTTCTATGAATGTATGCTATCAGTTATCAGTTGCTTTACAGAGAAAGAATGGCATTATAGCTGTGAGAAAGTAGCAAAATCTCTTGCTTGCAG AGTTCCACAAGACCTGAACTGCTTGAGAATCGTGGAGTGCATTTCAGGTGTCAACACTCGCAGCAAGTGTCTCCGAAGTGCAGTTGCTTTTCAAATTCTTGTAAACTGTTTTGATAACAAG GTCACTGATGCAGAAGAGATCCTGAAATTCCTCATCTCAATTAATGTAAAAGACAGGAGTTGTGATCTTTTTAAGATGTATATATACTTGGTTCTGACAGAGAATTGGCTCTATTCTAATCCACTGTTAGAAGACAAACCAGTGATAAACGAAATGTGGAGCCTTTATCTTCGAAACTGTTCTTGCCAAATCACCAACACAGATTTGAGGACTTATGCATCAAAG GTTCGGAATAAAGCTTCATATCTGCTACAAGGCACAGTCAATGGATGA
- the LOC117916415 gene encoding salutaridine reductase-like isoform X2, producing MDANSITSLEKFIVAHYRKLDILVNNAGVSGAIVDWEAIKTLKLEDGKNNTNVAELLNKASKLTYGLAEECVKTNCYGTKGVTEALLRCLLLSNSGRIVNVSAGLGKLQFVSNERVRMELNDVDVLSIETVDEIVNEFLKDVKDDMLHDKGWPTQTSAYTISKAAMNAYTRIVAKSYPSLLINCVCPGFVKTDTTSNTGLFTVAVGAKGPVMLALLPEGGPSGLFFEKMEASTF from the exons ATGGATGCCAATAGTATCACTTCCTTGGAAAAATTCATTGTAGCCCATTATAGGAAGCTTGATATTTTA GTGAATAATGCAGGGGTTAGTGGAGCCATTGTCGACTGGGAAGCAATTAAGACCTTAAAACTTGAGGACGGTAAG AATAATACTAATGTAGCTGAATTGCTGAATAAAGCCTCAAAGCTAACTTATGGGTTGGCTGAAGAATGTGTAAAAACAAACTGCTATGGCACCAAAGGGGTGACTGAGGCCCTTCTTCGATGCCTTCTGCTATCAAATTCAGGAAGAATTGTGAACGTGTCTGCAGGTCTTGGAAAACTTCAG TTTGTCTCCAATGAAAGGGTTAGAATGGAGCTAAATGATGTTGATGTACTCTCAATAGAGACAGTAGATGAGATAGTAAATGAATTCCTCAAGGATGTTAAGGATGACATGTTACATGACAAAGGCTGGCCAACTCAGACATCTGCATATACAATCTccaaagcagccatgaatgctTACACAAGGATTGTTGCCAAATCATACCCAAGTCTCCTCATAAATTGTGTTTGTCCTGGTTTCGTCAAAACCGATACGACTTCCAACACCGGTCTCTTCACTGTTGCAGTGGGTGCCAAAGGCCCTGTTATGTTGGCTTTGCTTCCAGAGGGAGGACCTTCTGGCCTCTTTTTCGAAAAGATGGAGGCATCAACCTTTTGA
- the LOC117916414 gene encoding shugoshin-1-like isoform X2, whose protein sequence is MKGEKMAKRSSTFGSIMRKRLSDITNSQSQLKVSGQEEKRSPLNNLSAEDYIDQLLKENAALMKLLAERQKIIELSGVELQKLRTNYQKLQLQNWNLAQSNSQMLAELNLGREKMKAVQHELICKEALLKANNLELEEVEDKAGESLPKAHDANRLCKANRRRPARSQSMGSSTAYQQVEEKETVETKRHCSRRQSCRFKSQQREPNGDLFEIEDAKLPVGWHEGGLAPSNSPIKKEEGDENCVEKHEARGSQRSSIGRPLRRAAEKVQSYKEAPLNTKMRRFE, encoded by the exons atgaaaggggaaaaaatggcAAAGAGGTCTTCGACTTTTGGAAGTATAATGAGGAAGAGGCTGTCTGACATTACCAATTCCCAGTCTCAACTGAAAGTCTCTGGCCAAGAAGAAAAGCGGTCACCACTAAATAACTTGTCCGCTGAAGACTACATCGATCAACTTCTGAAG GAAAACGCGGCACTGATGAAACTTCTCGCAGAAAGACA GAAAATCATAGAATTAAGTGGAGTTGAGCTGCAGAAACTGCGAACCAATTATCAGAAACTGCAACTGCAGAATTGGAACCTTGCTCAATCAAACAGCCAGATGTTAGCG GAACTTAATTTAGGTAGAGAAAAG ATGAAAGCAGTGCAGCATGAACTTATCTGCAAGGAGGCTTTGCTGAAAGCAAATAATTTGGAACTAGAG GAAGTAGAGGACAAAGCAGGTGAATCATTACCTAAAGCTCATGATGCCAACAGACTTTGCAAGGCCAACAGAAGACGTCCGGCCAGAAGTCAAT CAATGGGATCTTCTACTGCATACCAACAGGTTGAAGAAAAAGAGACAGTTGAAACTAAAAG GCATTGTTCAAGGAGGCAATCTTGTAGGTTCAAATCACAGCAGAGGGAACCTAACGGGGACTTGTTTGAGATAGAAGATGCTAAACTTCCAGTTGGTTGGCATGAAGGTGGACTGGCTCCATCTAATTCACCGATCAAAAAAGAAGAGGGAGATGAAAATTGTGTTGAAAAACATGAAGCTCGAGGATCACAGAGATCATCAATTGGAAGACCATTGCGCAGAGCAGCTGAGAAGGTCCAATCCTATAAGGAGGCTCCACTTAATACCAAAATGAGGAGATTTGAGTGA